From the Drosophila willistoni isolate 14030-0811.24 chromosome 2L unlocalized genomic scaffold, UCI_dwil_1.1 Seg168, whole genome shotgun sequence genome, the window ACGGAACTGTAAGTGTTTGTTATAATGTTCTTTTCGAATCAAACTTAACTTAAATTGTCCATTGCAGTTGGCagcaaaaataaagtttaCCAATGTTAAGTGCGAGACCTATAACAAAACCTGGGTTTCCGTCCAACAATGCCGACTACGAGCAATTAGTCGCAATAAGACAGTACTCAATATCGATAGCACCTTTCATTATCCGGCGACGAAAATCAATATTAGAATACAAGTCCTTAAGAAGGCCAATGGGTATAAACCTTGGCTGATCGATACTACCATCGATGCCTGTGCTTTTATGAGAAGACGCAACCACCCAGTGGCTAAGATAGTTCACGATTGGATCAGGAATTTTTCTTCAATCACTCACCCTTGTCCCTATGTGGTTAAgataaattatttcaaaatttcacgGAGAGTCGATCTAAATAACATAAATCTTTTTTAGGGCCATCAATACTTGAGAGATTTTTATTTAACACCCGAACAAATAACTTTACCTGCGCCAACTGGTGACTATGCTATTTTTCTAACTGGAATATTATCGGACGTACCACAATATGCCGTAAATGTATATGCCAGTTTTGTAGAGGATTTGATAAAGCAATAAAATACTAagagaaaataatataaatacataaattatattgtatatacaGTCTAATATATAGTCTAATCTACAATAATCCATAATAATCATATATTGTATTGTTTTATTGGACTAATGTTCACTTCTTAATGATTAATTTCTTTGTGATAGATTGTTGGATAGTTAAAGTGCTTAATGATGGTTCCAATGACTTTTCAACATTCTAATAGAATATTCAGATAGCAACATGCATGGCTATAGATGAATATCTAATAGACATATCAACAAATGACACATTCATTCATCTAAACATACGAATTTTCTattattgtatgtatatattgaaagTTTACTCAGTAAAGTAAACTTTTCGATCGATGAGGTGCGATCTCAGACATTTATTGAACTTAAAATATAGCTTCATGAAGATATTAAACCAACTTATTTGCTATCgataagttttatttttaagcaaacaaatcaataacaaattaaaaagtCGTTGCTTATTTTGATTAGCATGTTTTTATAGActtcttattattttttgaaaaaggAGAGTTAACATATCCTTCAAATTCGATACTACGATAAGACATATGTCTACGATAAGTCTTATCTTATATGCTAGAAAGCGGTTTTCCAACATTCTAACTAGTATAAGTTCCTTTCGAATAAATTTAGCTCTAAAtacttcttttctttgttcaggttaaacataattttaaagtatttttccAACATTTGTTTTGATATTGATTGAAATAAGTACATCATCAGTACaaaatataccctttttgcaaggatataaaaatatcaaagaaactaAATTGGGTTGTGTCGAGGTACAGTCTCGAATTAGCCATTAAACTGAATTATCAGATGATATCGACCCCGGATTGATAAAAGATCAAAAACTCAAATATCGACACATTTTACCCTCATTTACCAAAATACAGTTCTTAGCCAAATAGGCAGATtgccaaaaatttaatttgaaacgTACTGAAAAATTCTCAAAAACTCTTAATTTTAGGGAACTCAATTTTCAAATGTGGTATATGTCATTAGTTTACATTTCTATCTTATTAATGCCCTTGACattaattcaaattgaaatgttaGTCACGCCAACTATAAAGTCATTTTTTCAAGTCAGACAGCAAACAGCATAAAAAAGAGGTTTAAAAAGGCGTGGTAAACatatttaaacaatatttaaatatacagCCTTTGATTcaaaaaaattcattcaacaaaattttaaaaaaattccaTCAAAAACTGATTAAATTAATGATTATGAAAACAAAgttataaacaacaaaaaacataattttcgACCAAAAAAATGTTACCTTTGATTACCTCTGACTTAAGTATACTTTTATAAAGACCACTAATATATAGGTACTTCCACTTTTATGGGGCACTGTATTAGATTTGCACctcattttattatttcttatcAAAAGATACTGAAAAACATTTGTCGTCACTTGCCTTAAGGTAGGTTAAGGTGGATTTATCTTCCAAATAAAACCATAACCCCAAAATAGAAAGTTAAGTTGACCACCTGCGCAGCAACTACCTACTAAATCTTCTCTCGAAGATTCCAATGACCAACACACACGACAAAAGTTCAAAGCAATAATATGAACCCGAGAGACCTGATTTACGGATTTCACAACAGATAACACGACGAAAAACTACCTAATCGGCCGGACTGCCCGGTAGTTCCCTCTGTTTAAAAGATCGTTTGATCAGTTGTCCGACTACTGCGGCATGTGGCGGTTCTCTCTGGCCACTGTGAAGAGTCTCgtgaatttgaatttgtttaactcataaacaacaattaattaaaaagtgttttttgttttcgtgaGCTTTTGTGCTATTTGAAAGCTGCCTGTCAACTATTTGTGGAAAGTTTTttatcaaacaaaaaatttgtaagGTCGCGTGTAAGTTAAACGCAAAGGGGTTTAATTATTTACTAAATTGTAGTAATTGGTTATTATCTtatcaatattattattttgttataGATAATGAGAATCAGTTGGCAGTTGTTTTTGCTGGCCCTGGTGGCCCTACATCTATGTGATTTGGGAGCAGGTTCAAGAATTTTGGCGGCATTTGTTTTTCCGGGTAAAAGTCATTTCATGATGACCAATGCCATTATACGGGAATTGGTTAAACGTGGACACGAAGTGACCTTCATAACGCCCTTCTCCTTGGCCAAGGAGAATCTGGGACCCAATTATAAGGAAGTTCTGATAGCTCAATATGATTTTTGGCCTGAATGTGAGAGAAAATCAAACTCATTTGTTTTGCCTTCTTAACTAATATTTGTTCTCAATTTCAGTGATTGAAAAAACAAAGGCCAAAAGTGTGCTGGATATGAATGAAGTGTCCACTCTTACCTTCATTGAATTGGTTAACATAATGGGAGTAAAGAGTACAGACTTTGCCTTTGATCAGCCCCAATTGAAGGCTTTGATTGATGAGAAGAATAAGATTGGAAAATATGATCTGCTGCTGGCTGAACAATTCTTCAATGAGGGAGCCTTGATATTGGGTCATCTGTATCAGATACCCACAATAACCGTTTCTACCTTTGGTTTCGCCAACTACTTGAGTCAAGTAGTGGGCATAGTTTCACCCTGGTCATATGTTCCTCATGGCTTTATGCCATTTACCGATCGTCTGACTCTGTGGCAACGCATACAAAATATTCTCATCTCTGGCACGGAAGATCTAATGCGAAAGTTCATCTATTATCCACAGCACGATGAAGTTTTGAGGAAACATTTCTCGCACAGACTGGAAAAAGTGCCCACGATTAAGGAATTGGAGAGTAACATATCACTTCTACTGCTCAACTCCTACATGCCATTGGAGACTCCAAGACCCGTTTCTTACAACATGATTTCGGTGGGAGGACTTCACATCCAACCCAATAAGGTATTGCCTGAGgatttgcaaaagtttttggaCGGAGCCACCGATGGAGCCATCTATTTCAGTTTAGGATCACAGGTGCGCAGTGCGGATCTTCCGCCAGAGAAACTTAAAGTCTTCCTGGATGTATTTGGTAGCTTGAAGCAAAGAGTTTTGTGGAAATTCGAGGATGAAAAGTTACCCAATCTGCCGGCCAATGTGAGAGTACAAAACTGGATGCCCCAGAATGAGATCTTAGCCCATCCGAATGTTAAAGTGTTCATTGCCCACGGCGGACTCTTTGGTACACAGGAGGCCATCAATTATGGTGTTCCCATTCTCGGTATGCCCGTCTATTGTGATCAGCATTTGAACATCAATAAGGGCAAGGCGAATGGTTATGCCTTGGGTTTGGATTATCGCACCGTTACCGAGGATGAGCTAAGATCCTCGCTGAAGGAACTCATCGAGAATCCATCGTACAAGGCCAAGATGCAGCAGGCTTCACAGATTTTCCGTGATCGTCCACTGAGTGCCATGGATACGGCCATGTATTGGATCGATTATGTCATCAAGCATCGTGGAGCTCAGCACATGAAGGCCGTTGGAGTGGATTTGCCTTGGTATCAATTCTATTTAGTGGACATTGTGGCCATTGCCTTGACCATCATCTTCTTACCCATTTTGGGGTTACTTGCTCtctgtcgtcgtcgtcgttcgAAAACTTCTTCTGGCCCGAGTCCAAAGAGAAAATCGAAGAAGAATTAGAACCAAAACCAAAGTAAAACgtttaattaaatgaaaatgatgtTACAATTAAGTACATACAAGTTAATTAAGtagttttgcataaaattttCCCAATTTATAATTCCTAATACATTTTTCTCAACAAATTCGAACAAGGCTGATAAttaattgaataattttttagttttttttgatttgagcCTTTGGCTAATCATCAATCCAGCTAATACAAAAGCTTttgctgtgtgtgtggtaGTCATGggtgtgtgtaggtgtgtgtatgtgtgagtgggTGCAATCTCTACTGGCTTATGACCATGGTCTTTTTAGtcttcttctccttcttctcATGGGTAATGGTCACTTCCTCTGCAAAAAGGAAATGTGTTCATTGATGTTAAGGGCCTGAGGCGATGTTACTTACCCTCGAACTTGTGGGGCAATTGCTTGATGGTCTCAATTGTCTTGATATTCTTCTCGCCCGGCTCAATGATCTCCTCTTCGTATTCCTCAATGATCTCCTCTTCGTCGGTATCATCGGGATTGGCCTTAGTGCTGGGCACTGGATCAAAGACAGTCTTGACGGCCTTCTTTACGATGCCCTCGGCGGTCACAGTGGTGTAATGATACTCAGTGCCGCCTTCAATCTTGATGGTCTCCACGGTGGTGACATCTCCAGGATTCTCGGATGGTACAATTTTCTTGGTACCCGATTCGGACTTCAACTTCTTGGTTGAGGTAACATTCTTATGCTTCTCGGCATCCTTAAGAGTCTTCTTGTATTGCTTGATCTCCTCTTCGGTTAGCTCCACTTCCTCCTCCTCGTAGACAGTCTTGCTGGTGGTGATGGTCTTGCCGGACTCTAGCTCCGTGGAATAGGTGTACTCCACACCGCCGGGCACACGCTTGGAGGCCACAGTTGTGGTATCATTCTGCACGAAATcagctggtggtggtggagccGATGACTTGGTCTTCTTCTTGGGTTTCTTGTTGCCGCCCTCCGATGAGGTCACCGCCTTGATGCTCTGCTCCTGCAGCGAATTCTTTCTAACCGTGCGATTGTTCTCGGTGATCTCAATGTTCTGGGTAACACGACGTGTCTCCTCGATGGTGGTATCCTGGCGATAGTTCGACTGCTGATCGTTGATATTCTGCACCACATTCTTCTGCTGCTGCACCTTCTGGAGAACACGACGCGAGGATTCAGTGGAGTCGGTAGAGTCCACCGATGACTTGCGAGTCACATTCTTCTTGGTCTTGTTCACCTTGGTGCTGGTATTCTCATTGACCTCTGTCGGCACCGAGTCGTAGAAGGTTTTGGTGCGCATGCTGCGAGTTCCATCCTCGTTAATGGTGGTGTAGACCTCCTCATAGCCACCCTCAATGGCACGGGTCAACATGGTGGTACGCTCATCGATGCGTATCTCCTTGCCCAGGCGGGTCTTGATGATCTTCTTGTTGGCCTGCTCTTTGGCCAAATCCGCTTCGCTCACCGGCTTGGGATCCCAGAAGGTCTTCACCTGAGTCTTGACCGTGCCATTCGGCTGAGGGGTGGTAATGATCATCTCATAGCCTCCATCAATTAGCTTATACTGGGTGCTGGCCCCGGTGGCATTATCGTACTCGATCTTACCATCCTCAATATCGGCGGAGGTCAATAGCTCTAAATTGTGATTAAACTTGGATTGAGTGTTTTGTTCTTTGTgcgtgtgcgagtgtgtgtgtgtgtgggtttgttgtgtgtgtgtttgtttagCTGGCTTTCATAAAGCACTTAAGGCATAATTTAGTTCTAGTTACTAATTCTTTAAGCTAGGCATCTCTATTTATTTTACagcatttcattttattgtaCTTGATTTTTCGTTGTTTCTCGTTGCGTTTTGTACTTTCTTTGGGTTGgccctttttttgtttgctttgttttCCTTAGACATGAACTGCCTCCGGTAATGTCTCTTGCTCCAGCAATTTCAGCCGATGATTGGACATCTTGGCCAGATGCGGCAGACAGCTGTAGTGCAGGAGCAGTTTAAGTAATTGCTATTTAAACTTACGCAGCGTTCGTTGACGGTTTGCCTTGGAGGTGGATGAGGAGTTCGAGGTCGAAGAGTTCTGGACCACAATATGCTGGGGCTTCGCTTGTGGCTGCTGTGGTTTGGTTGGTGGCGAAGTGTTAGCATTGGCATTAGTTGCTGTCTCCTGTGAGTTAGCTTGCTTAGCCACTGTGGGATTAGTCATAGCTAGTGGTTTGGGTGGGTTAGGGGCaacttctgctgctgctgctggccgTGTCACTGGCTCGGCTTTTGGCTTTGTCTCTAACTTGTTGGCCGACAGCTGCCGTTGCAGTTCGTTTGCGGCTTTGGTTAGCAATTGATTATGGCTTAgtttattatcattatcatttaGTTTATCTGCAAAATGTTAGATATAAGTTTAAACGGGGCGGGTGGAAGGGTAGGGAAGAACGGTTTAGACTTCATTTTCGTAATTTATAAAGTGATGATGCTTGTGATGCTTGATGATTGATTGATTCGactatctatatataaaaagtaTCTAACGATTTGCCCCCTTTCAGTGTTTTTTGCGTGTTTATAAAtgcgaaaaaaaacaactgaaaATTCAACTTTAAATTAATCACATGAATGGTGAAGAgagcaatttttgttttgtttgttaattaaacttacattaactaaaataaaaatgcacatttataaacaaataaagttttttgtgttgttgttgttgtataaaTATTAAGACAATATTGTTTTCCATGTAAATTATATaacataaatttgtttttttatagaatataggaaaagaaaatataattaatatataaatgtttaacAGTTTTGCTctgaaaaacaaatatttacgTTCAACAAGCCATGTAGAGcagaaggagaaggagaagaagaagagagaggggcacacatacacagacacttacacctcacacacacacactccacacacacacacagtcagaAAAATGGCACAACAATTATgatgttctttttttttggcaacatTCAGTTTTTCGacatttacattttattttcaattttctttttcacttttaaAGAGTGGAGAATGGGGGGAAGGGGGGGTTGTATAATGCCACAAATCGGtatatagacacacacacataaaaaagtagcaaaaaagaaactcgaaaaaaataataataataataattataaaggGCAAAAGtacaaacattttcaattaaaatacaaTGAAGTGTAAAAGTTTGTGGCTAGGCtaagtgtgtgagtgtgagtgggGAAGGGGGTAGGGGGATGAGTCGAGTGTGGCAAGTGTGCCAAGTGTATTGccggcacacacacacacacatactcacatgtctacactcacatacacacatccaTCTAGACGATGTCAAGAGCAACGAGTggaaaaagtttaatttgaaaacttaattaaaattttctctGCTTTTTTTTCCCACTCATTTCTCTTCacatatgtgtgtttgtgtgtgtgtgtaggtgtgaGTAAGTGCATGTCTAGGTGTGCGTTAGTAGGTGTGTCTATATCTATGACACTTGAAAGCAAGTGCtttctaattattttatttcgaGTCATGTCAATtgcaaattcaatttattgtCCTTGGCCTTGACATGGCTGCTACAATTGAgagatatgtgtgtgtgtgtgtgtgtgtctgtgtgtgcacGTGTAGGTGTGTTGGACTGATTGTTGTGTGTGAACGTAAAATTAAGTGGCAAACAAAACGACGTATGACAAAcgatttgcttttgttttgttttgttttgttttgtatctATGAGCTACCAGTTTGTTCAGCCTCCTTTTCTACGGGCTTTGCCTCCAGCGTTTGCGAGATTTTCTTCCAGATATTATCGAATGAATCGGCTCCCGAATAATCAATCTGTCCCGATTCCCAGCATTGGCGACGCATCAGATTCTCATAGGCCTCCTGTTCGGGTGAACGTTGTTGACCAATTTGCAGCTGTGATAAGGCACCAGCCAGGCCAGcctgaaagtatgcaacacagaatttattttaattgagGGCGCTCTGATTAGAGATGGGAGTAGGCCAAACGAGGGGGTGGGGTGCAAAAGTGCTGGGGTGGTTGGGTTGAGGGTACTAAACATTAATTACATGCAACTACATAACTAAATCTAGTGGATGACATTCAaatgttagtttttttttattttataatacaTATCAAGACGAGACCACGTGGCGTATGATTAATGTGACACAAACAAAATGCTACTAAAGGCCATATAAATCATCTCCACTGAATGTGATATACTCcaggctgctgttgctgctgctgctgctgctatgaCTTGTCCTTGTGGCAGATTACCATGTGATATGAAAGCGGGAGCAGAAAGAGCAGAAGGAGGAGAAACTTCTCATTGTTGATGATGAGTGACTGCAACCAGAAACGATGACATGTTGTAGGGAAATGAACCAATGTGTGAGATGAGCagaaatgagagagagagagagatgaagGAGAAGAAGAATGACACACTGACACTGACAATGACTATAACTatgacaatgacaatgacGGGTTGAAGGGGGGAGGGCGACACAAATTCCGAATGCGTTTACGGTGCAAAAAACATGACTAGACAGACCATAGATAGACAAGGTGAAGTTGCAAGTTGTAAGGTGCAGGACCAAAGACCATTTaaattacacacacatacacacacacacaccactaGCTAAGGGGTGGATAGATATGTGGATATGTGGACGATTGGAAAGGACAATTGGGTTAGGGCTGGTGTCATTCTTACTACCTCAGGCTGTGTCTCGGTAGCAGCTGCCGTGTCTGAGCTCTGTGTATCTTGTACTTTTTCATTTGTGTTTTCTGTATTTTGtactgtttgttgttgttgttgttcttgttgttgtgaCATGTTGGTAGTGGGCGGGTAGGTGGGCGTGGGCATGGCATTAACTGGTAAAGacatttcatttctatttaCATCTATTGAAATGGAGTCATCATTGAAATTGGCAAAATTGGCAGTGATATTGTGTGTTGGTTCATTTTGTGGTTGAGAttgatttttttgaaattgtggTTCATGATATTCAGATTGTGGTGTAGATGTCATTTCACATGCATTGCCATCTGTCCAACCATTATCATCGTTTGCAATCGTCTGATCATCATTATGATTCTGCCACTCCTGCTGCTCATCTCTCTTCTTATCGAGATTCTCATAGTAATCTGCCCAAGGATCATGAAATTCACGCAAATATTGCATATGTTGCTCTTGCTGATGATGAtattgttgcagttgcatttgCTGTTGCcactgctgatgttgctgctcgTGATCCGTCTCATGATCATTGCTCGAGTGCGTTATGTTTAAGCGAAGGTACTGAATTTTGTCGATTTTTGTTAGCAACATtcgatatatttatatatgaatatttatatgcaaatcaaaagaaattaaagaaGACAGAATGCGGGAGGAAAATAAAAgtataaagtaaaaataatatataaaagaaatcataaaaaattaaatgaaataaaaaacggGGCAACAGAATGggtacaaaaataaaaaacaaaggtAAAGAGTATAAACGATAGAACTATTTCTCAGATCTAACTCAGTAATTAACCAAAATATAATctgaacaacaaatgaaactAATTGATTGGAGTCGCTTGGAAAATTTTCGCAATTTTTAGATTAATTGAAGAATACTGCATATATTTTACACTTCCTATATCAGTCAGTATATCATTTTTTGATTTAGGTATACCATAATTCTTATATAAAATCTTTTTGaaattgcaaattgcaaaattgtacaataaactaaaaatattttaagttatatacactttcaaatatttcaaactgattttattttattccaCTAACTATCTTAAggtttttttatgttatttctttgaaaaactttacaaaaattaattttaagcattttttCAATTGCTGTTTACGTTTCCAAGAAGAGAACTGAagattgtttttatttaaattccgAACTATTTTCCGAATCATTTTGGAATCTAttaaaacaactaaaatttAGGACTTCCAATTGGGTCTTACGTTTATAAAGAAAGAACTGAAAGTAAGATTTTATGTTTTcaaagcaaaatattattattaattattttgaaaccCTTCAATGCGAATCCTTGAAAACCATGTCCTTACATTCTACTTCATGctacttaaatatttgtcaTTTTTTTGGCTAATATGCTCATCTTTTAAAGGCTTTCGAAGTATTCGAAGAATTTTAAACCGTTTTTAAAGAGGTATATCTTAATTTTTTCACATATTTAACgtatttaaatgttttgaaatgttttaaatttaaatgctgAAATTTGAGATGAAAATGTTCAAAAAGATGTacagttttttttaaacttttaataaaaaattggtTTCGGATTCTTTAATGAAGATTGATAGAGATACATTATAAAAcgaataacaaaataaattttgatatattttattaGGCTAGACTCTTACAAAGCTAACGTTCATTTGGACCAAGTGGCTAAAAATCCACAATCAAGATTTTTTCGAAAATGGGTTATAAAATTGATCTAGTTACAGATTTGATGCCCGAAAGAAACTACATATTCATATCAATATGAGAGTTGCAAAGTCAAAgcttaaataattgaaattaattgaatttccttGTTCATTTGAAtctatattaatttaaaaagattttcaaattaattatttcacAACgactaaaatttaattaagaaaaaaaaaccaaaggaCCTTAATTGGATCAAACCACtgaataaattaaagttttcCAAAACGGCAAAACATTCTCTAAAGAAATTATAATTTGTAAAACCTCCAAATAATCTCTTCTAATTGAAACTTTTAGCTGCTCAAACATTGAAATTGTTCTCTTTGTATAGAGAAAAGTCTTTCTATAAACGTATTTATTTAAGAGAAGGGGACGAAGTGGGCGGGAAGGCCCACTTTGGGTCTCCACCCTGCCCACTCGATGGGCAATTTCGATTTATTGAAACATTGCCGTGGCACTCAGCCAAATCGAAGCAAAttagaaacaaaaactaacacaaataaataaataaagacagcgaaaaaaagagaaaaaaaaaaaagaatgggCAAAAAGTCCATTAAAGAGGCCAATTGGGGCGTGTCAACCGCCTCACTGCCGATCGagaaaaatcaacaaaaaagcCGAGAAAGATAAActaagcagaaaaaaaaaacaattaaacgaAATACAAGAGAGTTAAgagtgggggggggggggggggggggcggAGGTAATGGgaaaaatgatgatgataaagaGGTCAGCTCAGCGAgtaattgaaaaacaaaaaagaaaaaaaattaaatgaaaactttggaattttttttgttggtgttatttacttaaaaaatttgttcatAATGGATATTTACGAGTATTTACAGTGTGGCAAAACTAATTTGCAGTGTGCTCTAATTTGGGAATGCAAAGATctataatcatcatcatcctcatcatcgaAGAGATTTGCTTACCTcattattaaaagatttatgAGTAGTTGAATTATCACTAGAAGCAGTTCCTTGCGTTTGCTTTTTTGGGTATTTGCAagcatttttttggtttggggCGAGGGGGAGCAGAGGGAAgttaggcaagcgaatcgaaTAAACGAAGAACGAGGGGTAAAAGCAACATTGGttaaaaa encodes:
- the LOC6641010 gene encoding uncharacterized protein LOC6641010, which translates into the protein MSKLLTSADIEDGKIEYDNATGASTQYKLIDGGYEMIITTPQPNGTVKTQVKTFWDPKPVSEADLAKEQANKKIIKTRLGKEIRIDERTTMLTRAIEGGYEEVYTTINEDGTRSMRTKTFYDSVPTEVNENTSTKVNKTKKNVTRKSSVDSTDSTESSRRVLQKVQQQKNVVQNINDQQSNYRQDTTIEETRRVTQNIEITENNRTVRKNSLQEQSIKAVTSSEGGNKKPKKKTKSSAPPPPADFVQNDTTTVASKRVPGGVEYTYSTELESGKTITTSKTVYEEEEVELTEEEIKQYKKTLKDAEKHKNVTSTKKLKSESGTKKIVPSENPGDVTTVETIKIEGGTEYHYTTVTAEGIVKKAVKTVFDPVPSTKANPDDTDEEEIIEEYEEEIIEPGEKNIKTIETIKQLPHKFEEEVTITHEKKEKKTKKTMVISQ
- the LOC6640944 gene encoding glycogenin-1 isoform X1, translated to MSKFAWVTLTTNDTYSLGALVLAHSLKRAGTAHQLAVLVTPTVSEAMRDRLKDVYNIVQEVNVLDSQDAANLALLSRPELGVTFTKLHCWRLVQFEKCVFLDADTLVLQNCDELFEREELSAAPDVSWPDCFNSGVFVYKPSVETFTQITEFAIKNGSFDGGDQGLLNQYFADWATADIKKHLPFVYNVTAYASYCYLPAFKQFRDKIKILHFAGKLKPWLLQFNSETKQVSVSTDYAHAKDLIQLWWNIFCDKVHQSLSDNMYLRLNITHSSNDHETDHEQQHQQWQQQMQLQQYHHQQEQHMQYLREFHDPWADYYENLDKKRDEQQEWQNHNDDQTIANDDNGWTDGNACEMTSTPQSEYHEPQFQKNQSQPQNEPTHNITANFANFNDDSISIDVNRNEMSLPVNAMPTPTYPPTTNMSQQQEQQQQQTVQNTENTNEKVQDTQSSDTAAATETQPEAGLAGALSQLQIGQQRSPEQEAYENLMRRQCWESGQIDYSGADSFDNIWKKISQTLEAKPVEKEAEQTGSS
- the LOC6641009 gene encoding UDP-glycosyltransferase UGT5 — encoded protein: MRISWQLFLLALVALHLCDLGAGSRILAAFVFPGKSHFMMTNAIIRELVKRGHEVTFITPFSLAKENLGPNYKEVLIAQYDFWPELIEKTKAKSVLDMNEVSTLTFIELVNIMGVKSTDFAFDQPQLKALIDEKNKIGKYDLLLAEQFFNEGALILGHLYQIPTITVSTFGFANYLSQVVGIVSPWSYVPHGFMPFTDRLTLWQRIQNILISGTEDLMRKFIYYPQHDEVLRKHFSHRLEKVPTIKELESNISLLLLNSYMPLETPRPVSYNMISVGGLHIQPNKVLPEDLQKFLDGATDGAIYFSLGSQVRSADLPPEKLKVFLDVFGSLKQRVLWKFEDEKLPNLPANVRVQNWMPQNEILAHPNVKVFIAHGGLFGTQEAINYGVPILGMPVYCDQHLNINKGKANGYALGLDYRTVTEDELRSSLKELIENPSYKAKMQQASQIFRDRPLSAMDTAMYWIDYVIKHRGAQHMKAVGVDLPWYQFYLVDIVAIALTIIFLPILGLLALCRRRRSKTSSGPSPKRKSKKN